The genome window ATTCTGAAAGGAACTGACACAACATATGACACTATAAATTTCCTTCTGAAGCGAATGAGATGAAAAAAAGAGTGCAGCTGAAAATAGTCAAACCTTCATTGCCTGCCTTCTTGTTACATAATTAGTCGATGACAGGAGCCTTGTGTAGAGTTCAAAGAACTGGAAAAGAATACATGATCAGAATGATACACTGAAGGACAAACGGAATATATCTGGTATGTAGGTAATCTGGTTCAACCGTTCAAGTATTGACACAATGGCATACAATTTTGTATGGGCAGTAGTCAAGGAACAATATACAGGACAATCCTTTGGAGTTTTAAATTAGTAAGACGTAGTTAAAGAGTACATGCATTAGTGGAACTCTAAAGAAAAGACTCTGCTGTCTTATTTCGTTGACATGAGGACATGAGTATTTTAGAGCAAGATAGTAACCTGGTCGTAGTGGGAACTCAAGAACTCCGCAACAACAGTTTCATGCTTGGTCAGCAGGTCCTGCAACCATCTTATCAAGAACAACCATCAATATTGATTCTTCCACCACCAGCAGGAAGTCAAGTTTACATAAAATAAAATGTGCACATATGGATTTACCTTGAAGGTGTTCAGAGCATCAGAAGCAATATCAAAGTTTGGCAGCTCAACATACTCAAAAAACAGCTCAAAGCTACTGGATTCCAATATGTATCTGAAAGATAAATACAAATCAAATGCATGCAAAATTAATCGATTactaatttgttttttaatttttaggaaaCGCTGTGCAATTAGAGATCTATCTCAATAGAGTTGAAAAAAATAGTACACAGATTAGATTTATGGTAAGGTTTAAAGATCAGAACTGCAGCTTTTTGTATATTTTGTCCTGTAAAGTTGCAACGATGTTTTTTACTTCCAGGTGAATTTGGGAAAATAACTTGTTCAACTGTTGTTCTTCCTGGTTACGTGTGATTATCATACATAACTGAATAGCAAACCATTTTTTGTGCAAGTATCAGGTACTAtactctagcctaccccaacttgcttgggacaaaggttgttggtgttgttgttgtatcAAGTACTATACTAAACAGGAGAGTTCCTAGCAAGGGCAAATCCAGACACGTTAACTACTTCAGCATTTTTTTGGAATATATGCAGTGCTCTGTTTATTAAGGTATGCATAGTCAATGCCATACAAATCATAAACAAAAGGAAATCTCAATTGAATGGAAATTTTGAACCCTTACTTTGCAAGTGTTGGGTACTTTATGCATTCTCTTAACATATTCCCACAGTTCAATGCAATATCCAAGTTCTTGTAGCTGTTGAAAAGATTAATCAATTAAGATTAAATAAAAGGATATAGGCGTAGACACAAAAAAGGACCAACAACGTCATATGAAAAGGCTGGTAGCACAAAAGATGAAAAGTCATGGACTGTAAGGCCCGAAGTGCGGGACCCTTTGGCTACACGCAACTAGTAAAAGACCTAACTTCAATTAAATGAAGTCATAAAGGAGAATATGTGATGGAAGACAAGAAGTAACTACCTACAACAGACCATATATAGGAAATAGCTGGTAAAGTATCTCTAGCTCTCTACAATGAAACTATTACCAGTTTGTCACTCTATCATTTTAGCGTACCAGTAGAAATAGACGACTTACCAACCGACTAGGAAATCTAAAAGCTCCAGATGATTTTCAATATACTGCACGCAGGAATAACTTTCATCAACCTTCTGCCTAAGCAAAATGCACCAGCAGTGAACCAGATCTTTTCTTACCTGCAACGTAATCAGTTCAAGACGTTGGTAAAAGAAAAACAGATTAAGCACATTTAGTCAAGAGCTGACATACCCCCCAACCCAAGGAAGGCAGATTCTGGACGAAGAGGGAAAGGACGTCCCCCTTACAAATCTCAAGGGTTATTTGCAAGACCTGCTCTTGATTTGGTTCTACTTCTCCATCACCAGAGAGCATCAGCCTCAAAGATGAGATGTTTTTCTCAATCTCTTCCAAAGCCTAACAGGAAGATGAATATGTTGTCATGTGTGCAGCCAAATACAGTTTACAAATAATATTCTCCTAATTTGATAAATAACTCAAGAAAACTGCCTTACGTCACCATAACACGACACGAACAACCACTGCAAACCTTACCACCATCATAATCTGAAAGTAGCAGTTTTTTTGTGGAGCATGGATCAACAAGGGAAATAATAaaactcatccaaccaacacgaACGAACGAATACGTGATTATGCAGCTTAAAACAAACTAAAAGTAACACCCTAACTCCATATTCCCCCCCACCAGTTTTTACTAATCAGTAATTCTGCGGTTCAGTCTAAACATCACTACGAACGAATGAATCATCCTGCATAATCCCAGTTAAATATACCAAGAGAATTCCACGACCAATCGGAACCCCTCGGTTCAAAAGAAAACCAAGGAAATGATACTCAGGCACAGCCAAGAACCTAGCAACAAACCACGATCATTAAATTACACGAGATGAGCGCACACCGAAATTGGAGATCATACCACCGCCGAGATCGCAACTTTACATCCGATCCCCTCACCGAAGACTACCCGGAAGAGAGCGCGCGTGGATCTCCTCTCGACCTTCAAGTATAAGGGCGCAAGAACAGGAGGCGCGACGGCCGGCgggggaaggggagggaggaagaggaggaaggattGGCAAATCACCTTGGCGTGGGTCCTGGTGTGGAGCGCGAGGAAGGAGTCCTTGATGGAGCGGACCACCTCCTCCGGCGTCGACGGCCGCAGCCGCGACGCCATCCGGAAGAAGAAGGACATCTCGCTCTGGCCGTGCTTCTCCTTGTCGACTCGCCGGCCGACCAACGGCAACGGGGCGTAATGCTGGTCTATGTATGGGGTCGGGCAGTTGGGACGCCCTTTTCTGTCTCCTCCGTCTTTGGCCGCGTGCTTTTCCTATGGTCATGAAAAGCAAGTGTGACGTCACTCTGGATGATTTATGTAGCTAATTTTTCAATAAGAATATtataaaaacaaacaaaatatttgCTAACTTCTAAGGAGATATTGTGACACAAGAGAGAAAAAATCTAAGCATTTGGCAGAAGAGTcaagaaaagttaaatattgtaAAGAAACCTATATTTATATCATGTTTGGTATAACTCTAGCTTTCAGCTTCATAGCAGATCTTGTGTTTGTAAGttaaaataaagtaatttaaatCTCTATTTTGAAACTTAAATGGAAATAGAATAGCTCACCCAAATATCATTATATACTCATAGCTCTAGATTTAAAAAATTTTAAAGCTAGAAATATCTAACTTAGAAATTTTTGAAGTTAGAGCTCTGTCAAACATACCCTTAAACAACACACTGATATGTAGTTGTTGTTAAAGATCCATAAACCCAAACCAACACTTGTGGCAATGCCACCAaccctctttctcttcttctaaCTCCACGACATCTTCATCTCTAGTTCCACTGCAACTTAATATAGACAGGGACAAATCCAAATCCTTAGTACTCCCATAAGTATTCAACCCAACAGGGCCATATCTTAGAAATTGGATACTCTGtgcaaaattcaaaattaaggtacatatataagaaaaagacacttctaaaaataagttttttattttttatatttgcaATACAATTATTTCTAAGAATTACAACTTGCCAGAAAGCACATCTTAGAATTCTTAACTACTAATTTACACATCTTGCACCTATCTTTAATTTGTTCATCGATGCTTCACTTTTACACAGAGAAAGAAAAACCTTTTGGCAATTTGAGTATTTGTCTTTAATTGCGATTGAGAATTATATTGAAAATGGAATAGAGCAAGAGCAGGAAACGTAACAAAAGAGGAAGCAACATCACACGTATAAGATGGGCCAAACTGAGACGTAAATGTGTGGTCAGTGGCTACAAACAACACTGCACTTTAGGCCTAACTATGTCATTCGATGTTTGGATTCCACCAAAATCCAGTCTAGAACAAGCTCAGAGACACATGAACTTGAAGAGCCCAAGCTCATTGATCCAGACCACACTTAGAGAGATTACCATTGTATGTAAAGTTCCGTTTGGTTAGCTAGCTTTTACTATCCACCTAACATCGCATGCCATACCCAGCTTCGTCACACTCAAACTGAAGTTATACGGTAGTACATACATTTGTCAGCATAAGTTTCCCCAGCATGCATACTAATCTTTacaaattacaacattaccTATACAAAACTAAGGGGGTGATCAATTGCACATGAAAAGAAGAAACAGCATATGCCCTTCTCCTCAATCTGCCATCCAAGTTCCAATCGAGACCCCAAGAACAGAACAACAATGATTCTTCTGCACTTTGCGTTCTAATCTCTCCTTCGAtttccttctcttcctttcAAGCTCTCGTTCTGTCGTTTTTGCGTGCATGCGTGCATGGATGCATGGTGCCTCTTTCCCCACTCTGCAAGAACTGTCCTCCTACGGCTGGTGCTGCGAGCTCACCACTCCTCGATCACCGGCGACGAGTGCCGGTTGAGGTCGTAGGGCGCCCAGAGGTAGTCCACGGCGCAGGGCCGCCGGGCATCGAGCCGGAGCCATGGCTTGCCCTTGCCGCTCCAGTGGAGCAGGCTGATGGGGCCCGGGTGGAGCCCCCGGCACCGTCCCTCGACGTTGTCACCGCCGAGCCCATGCTGGTTCCACCGGTGGTCCACCGCCTGGATGTCCCCGGCGAACACCAGCAGGAATGGCGGCAGCGAGCCCAGGTGGTAGATCCGCCGTTGCTTCTGCAccgccatccactcctccacCCGCCGCGTGTACCCGCCGGCGCGCCACTTCTCCACGTCCATCACCATCACGCCCGTGTTGAAGTAGCAGGGGCGCCGCAGGCGGAACGTTCTGTTCAACGCCGGGTGCGACCAGAACGCGTCCGTGAAGTAGTTGTGGAAGTTGGCGTGGCAGTACTCCGGCGCCGCCACCACGTGCCCACCGAGGTCCACGGAGGCCAGCGTCCGGATGTCGTCGACCACGATCACGTCGGAGTCGAGGTAGGTCACGCAGCGCACGTTAGGGGGAAGCGTGTCGGCGAGGTAGACGCGCGCGTAGTTGAGCGGCTGGTCCAGCTCCTGGCGCACCGAGCGGGAGATGCGGCCGTGGACGCGCGACGGGTCGAAGCGGTACACCCGGAGGTCGAGGAACGGGAAGGTGACGCGCAGCGCGGAGCCAAGGCCGTCGTCGAGCTCGGCGGTGAGGAAGTGGAAGGTCACGCTCTCAGGGCACGCAGTGTGCTGCAGGATGGAGAGCACCGCGGCCATGGTGCCGCGGAGGTAGTTGGCGTCCAGCGTCATGGAAATGTCCACCCGACCACTGCCATCTGCCACGCACTCAGCACCATTTCGGAACGCGGGCGCCTCCCGGAACATCGGGGCAGAAGGCTGCCGGACCATCATGGCGCCAACGCGGGCGCTGGTGACCACATGGCCGGCACCGAGGATAATCCCAAAAATGGCGACAGCAATGGTACAACTGGAAGACATTGTATGCCGCCGGAGAGGGGAAACGCATGGACCAAAGAGCGGCCAGAGAGGATGGCCACAACAATGATGGCGGCGAAGGTGAAGCGGGGGAGGTGGTGGCCGCCCTGGTCCTTGGAAATGGTGGGGAAGGGTTTAGGAGGGGAGGGGGGCCACCGTGAAATTGGTGGTGAAAGGAGGGGAAGGAGTGAAGGGCAAAGGGATACATGAAGGTCGCAGCAATGGAATGTGGTGGAGGGCCAGGAGAGAAGGTAGGAGAAGAAGGGGAGATGGTGGCTAATGGCTGCTTGCCTGCTTGGGAGCTGCCTATACTTGGACTCCTCCGTTTTCCTGCATGGATTACATTGCTAGCTGCCTATACTTGGATTGTTGCATTACCTGAAGCATGAATCCACGATGCTATTCAGAAAAGAAATCAAGCCCTCCCAGATGCATTTGCAAGCAGCTGCCGGCCAATCAACAATCATTATCCCGTCTCAACTCTCGAGCCTCACAGCTAGGAATACAGCCTCTGCAGAAGGCCGTGCATGACCAAACTACTATGGAGAATTAACAAGTAGCAACAGATTATCATCTGAAAGAGGTAAACAAAGGAACCAATTAAAATGAACAAGCTATAATTATCTAAGCCTGTTGCGGCCCGGTAGATATCCCGTGACATTGGTATGCAGTCGCAAAGTTGGTATAACTGCAGCGAAAAATAATACAGATTGTCCACATAAAATCTCCTGTATGCAGGGTAATATTTCACTTGGTACAGATCATCTTCCAAGCAGTAAAAGTTCGGGAGGGAAAGGACATTAGTTTAAGGGGATCCCTCCACCAGCATATTCAACCTCCTGccatgagaaaataaaaaggatcAGTTTAGCCAACCAATACATACCAACACGCATTACATATACCCATAAAAAGAACAGCAACCGACATCCAAACATGTTAATGGACCTGTAGAACTATTGCCTTGGACGGTATTGAAATGGGAGGTAAAAGAATTTGTCGACATGGATTTAGTTTGGCTCAATTAGAAAGCATGCTTTAGTCACTGCAGTAAAATTGGTACATTTCGTTAAGAAAAGCTCCATTTTGCTGGCAGCGACCATTAACTGGTAGGTCAGCCAGAAGTGATATTACTACCAGTTTGCAAGTTAGGCAAAGCTTCATGTTAATTGTGCAGTAAAGCAACAATCTCATCCTGTTCTGCAAGCAACAACAATTGTCACTTAGATTGGCCAATTAGATGGTTTTGAAACAGTTCAAGAACCACAGTAAAGGTGCAGCTGCCCTCAACAGATGTGACAGTGTTCCACCTGATATCTCACTGGCTATTCATGAATGAAACCAGTACAGGCAAGAGGCAACTGGTAGCAACAAGTTTGAGTACCAGCTTTTAAAACGCTGGTTAACAGCAGGCAGTAGAGAAGTAATATGCATAGTTAGTTAAAGAATGCAACCAACAATTAGAAATTAATCAGGTGAACAATAGTTTGAAATCTGCTTCTAAAAAGTAAAGTTGACTGAACAAGCCCATGTTAAAACCGAACACTGAGAAGTCAAAAGAAATTCAGGTGGTATCAGCGACATACCCGAGCAGGAGACAGTGAAGATACCCAATCTGATGGATTTGTTGGAAGAAGACCCAATGTATTAAGCTGTAGAAGCAAATACATTAATTACCTGAAATGCTTACAAAAGATTATTCTGTTCAACCAATCATGTTATTAGAACTTACCTTCCATACACCCAAACCCATGGCAGCCAAGTTGAGAGCAATAAAGAGCAACTTAGGAGCAATAGTATCCACCCTTGGGTCCTTAAATGGTTCAAAAACTGCAAAAAAGTAGTACAGATGTTTCTTAAGAAAACACTCAAGGTCTGAATTGATGGCTGGAATATATGCTTGATAGGACCTAAAGAAACCATTGATGCATCCCAAGTAAGACGTAATATGTCCTGTTTCCAAGAGAATAAAAAAGCATATTGTAACAGAAGTACTGGTTAATGATTATGCAGTTCTTATTATAGTTTGTAATCTCCACCATTCAATTCTGTTCATGAAGTGCACTCACGACTTGGGAAACATATCACCACATCATAGACCCACAAAGAAAGGAAAATTTTTTGTTACCAACAATGGATTGCATTAGATACATATTACGTTCATGCAATGTTATGTTGCTCTGTATGTTCCATACGCTTTGACTACTAATAAACAAACAATGCATAATTAAAGTGGCATTCAAGTGAAATCTGGCAGATTTGTGCCACCAGCTGCCTTATCAATTGTCATAATTAATATTTTGGGCTCTTGGAGACCATATTACATTGCTTTGGAGACTCCTAAATCAATTTGTGCACATCAGTTATTCAGCCTATAATCAGCCAAAAAGTGATACTAACATTGCATTCTTTTATGGGGGGTGCATCATATATTCATATGAACCACTAAATACTTCCACACAGTATGCCTATAGAAGACCAAAGAGAACAGGCTGATGTCTAGGAAAAAGTATATTGCTAGAAGAAAAACATGTTGAAATATGAAATTTAGTCATGCCGTGATATGACTGCCATCTATGCTATTCCTTTATTGGGGGTCACAGTCATGTTACATATCACCAGCTTTACTGCAGAAAACTGTGGGGTAACAGCTACACTATGCCCTGTTTCTGGCCTTCAACTTCTTGGCTGTCTTCATAGCAAATTTGCAGTGGTTCAAGATATATGATTATGTAGCCTAAAGTGCATAAGAAAATAACAACCCTCATTTTAGGAATCACTAAAGTGGACACATCTAATTTGCACTGTATGATGGCTACAAGAACAAGACATTATCTTATTTCCCCAAACTAAAATGTGCCCTAAGTTTCTTGCACATCCAGAATGATTCAACATGGGCACACATAAGATGATCAATGGTTACAaatgattcaatttgaacatACACATCAAACGATCAACAAAATCAAGATCAGAATAAGGAAGTCCATAGATGTTACAAAATCATAACTGTTGACTACTCATTACAAGTACAGCTGACCTCCTAGTCTTCCTAGCACAGCTATGGTAAATTGCTAATTCCAGTTAACAAGGAACACATACCAAGTTGCTGACAAAATAATCCTAGCTAGCAAGGATTCACATAAACGAAAATTGGATCCCTGTAGTTGAATTAGCATCCTCGGAGAAAACTCAGGTTCCGTAAAGGCAGTACCTTTCCCCACGGATCGAAGCGCGCTGAGTGGCTGCCACAGAGCGGAGAAGGTGATCCCGATGCTGAACAGATGGACGGTGCTCCCGGCCATCCACATCATGAAGCCCATCATCATCAGGTTCTTGAACGGCGCCTGCGCCACCTCCCACGCTTTCTGCTCGCACCAAAGAGCACACGCAGTATAGTTAACCACAGGCCCAAAACCTAGAAACCGACATGGGACGATCAGCTGAAACAACGAGGGATCGAGATCTGGTTTTTGCAGAACTAGATGCTATGCCTATCCTATCCTAGTCGCCAGGTCGCGATGAACGCGGCCTGGATCTACTGGGCCAACCacgcgagggggggggggggggtcgatCGAACTGAACGAACCTGCCCCTTCCATGCAGCCTCGGACTCCTTGCGCTGGCGCGCGCCGGCGGCGTCCTCCTGCGAGCCAGAGAAAGCATGTGAATTCCAGCCTCCTGGACCCAAACGAGCAGGAACACCGTGGAAGGAGGAGAGGGGGTTACCGCGTCGGGTGCGGATCTGGTGAAGCCCGGGGGGTCGGGGacagcggaggaggaggcgtcgTGCAGCTCCACCGCCCATCGGCGGGCGAGGCCCTTGCCCTTCTCCATCGCAGGCGGCCGCTGCGCAGAAGAGATCGACGGCCTGCTGTTCCTCCGCCGGCGTTTGGTTTGGGCCTGTCTATACCTCACCCGGATGATTTAAAAGAAAATCTCACCCAGCTTTCTAACCATTATTAAATTTAAGATCTATTGCTTAAATTTATATCGGATATTTATAGTAATAAAAATTCGGTGAGAGTGAGATGATTCTCacccgagttttttttatactaTTGTTACttgaaaattatataaaaatataactgTAATTTCTGTGTAAAATAATTGTTACTTTAATATAAACTAATTATAATTGATATAAAATTTATAGTTTGAatagtataaaaaaaattaggtgaGAAGAGAGACTGAATTGACTGAATTTTACAAAAGACTAACCATCTAATACAGATCTTAGCACAGAtctaataaataaaaatttagatgAAATCACCCTTTAACTTGCGCAGGTGAGATATAGAAGAACCGTTTAGTTTTGGGTCTTGGTGCTCTTTGTTGCAACAATCCAACTAACTAGTGATTTTCCGGATAGGTTTATTAGGGTCGTGTATTGCTATTACGGTTCGGATCGGTTCAGTCCGGTTCAACTTCGGCTCACGGTTAAATTTGGCAGGCCCAGTTTGAGATATTATCACAGCCATCAACCCGGCTATACTGACACAACTCTCTTTTACTTAAAACCGCGATCGCATCCCATGACCTTAACCCCAGCTTTTACATTAtttataaacaaaaaaaacatgaacTGTCCGGACTAAACCACCAAGTCCGGAAAATCTTTTTTAATTTATCCCAAAATTTTAGGTAGGCACAGGCTTATGTGCACCCAAACCAGTTTCCACTCATCATTAGCGTTATTCTAAGCCTGATGACCGGACCTCAATTTCAAGCAAACATTGACCAAACCGATTCAAACTTGCCGCATTCTCTAGAATCACCCCGTACAAAAAAATCACATATCCATGCTTCTTAACCTAGAAAACCTAGTTTGAAAGAACCTGATCATGGACCCATAAACAAAAGGTTTTAATTTGTTATCTTCTCCCTTTTCCAACCTCCTCTTAATATCTCGTGGTTCATCTCTGACCATGAAACGACTTATTTCTCTCTCCCCCTtaccatatattttttttctccaaattatTTGCAGTTTGTGGTTCCTCTGACGAATTCCTGACATTTTTATTTGCATTTTCAGTTTTGATCTCCTTCACTTTAGGACATGAACACACGGACAACAGCAAGGAGCTGAGGAGGTGACTGCGGCGGGATTTATCAAGGAGGAGGATTACCAAGACAACGAACCAAGCAGCTAATTAATACAATAATAACCtcgacagtgatgtcgtagatGATCAAGAGACAAGTCACAAATCATACGGTACCGTATCAAGGCCCTGTTTGGATGAGTAAAACTAATATTTAGCTAGCTAATAGCTAGAGATAATTGTTAGCTAGATCTGTTTGGATACATTAGCTAATAGGTGGTAAGATTGCTAGTAAATGATTGTCTTATCTTTGGCTAGTACTACTTTTTTTGGAGAGATAGGGTTAGGTGGGAGAGAAATACTGTCTTTTGTTATCCATTAGCTGAAATTAGCTAGATTGGACCAGGTAATGAGATAACTATTAGCTGAGATGTTGACTAATAGTTAGCTACCCTATTAACTGATCTGTTTGGATCAGCTAGTGCTAATTTTAGCAGCTAATTATTAGCTCTAGCTGATCCAAATATGACCCAAGTTTGATAAGTCCTAATTTTAATGCAATGGATGTGTATTTACTCAATAAATTGTTAGCGGTCTGAGAGTGTGTATCCTTCAATAACGAAAAGGATATGATGAACCAACAATTCTTCCCCTGACAGTAGTGTCAATGCCTCCACAAAATTTACAGCAAACCGATTGGACTGAGAGGATTAGTAACTccttggggtttttttttttcactgaaTAGTCCACACAGTTGATTCACTACGTTTTCAAACCTTAGGAAATTATGTTGTTAGATACTCGATTGGAAGCATGTTAATCTTTCAACATacatacttttttttatcaGCACATAACTCTCTCT of Phragmites australis chromosome 3, lpPhrAust1.1, whole genome shotgun sequence contains these proteins:
- the LOC133912554 gene encoding putative MO25-like protein At4g17270 isoform X1 → MSFFFRMASRLRPSTPEEVVRSIKDSFLALHTRTHAKALEEIEKNISSLRLMLSGDGEVEPNQEQVLQITLEICKGDVLSLFVQNLPSLGWGVRKDLVHCWCILLRQKVDESYSCVQYIENHLELLDFLVGCYKNLDIALNCGNMLRECIKYPTLAKYILESSSFELFFEYVELPNFDIASDALNTFKDLLTKHETVVAEFLSSHYDQFFELYTRLLSSTNYVTRRQAMKFLSEFLLEATNSQIMKRYILEVRFLNIMINLLKDSSKNIRICAFHVFKVFVANPNKPRSIIEVLLDNRRELLKLLHNLPTSKGEDELDEERDLIIQEIEKLA
- the LOC133912554 gene encoding putative MO25-like protein At4g17270 isoform X2, which gives rise to MLSGDGEVEPNQEQVLQITLEICKGDVLSLFVQNLPSLGWGVRKDLVHCWCILLRQKVDESYSCVQYIENHLELLDFLVGCYKNLDIALNCGNMLRECIKYPTLAKYILESSSFELFFEYVELPNFDIASDALNTFKDLLTKHETVVAEFLSSHYDQFFELYTRLLSSTNYVTRRQAMKFLSEFLLEATNSQIMKRYILEVRFLNIMINLLKDSSKNIRICAFHVFKVFVANPNKPRSIIEVLLDNRRELLKLLHNLPTSKGEDELDEERDLIIQEIEKLA
- the LOC133912552 gene encoding probable galacturonosyltransferase-like 4, which gives rise to MSSSCTIAVAIFGIILGAGHVVTSARVGAMMVRQPSAPMFREAPAFRNGAECVADGSGRVDISMTLDANYLRGTMAAVLSILQHTACPESVTFHFLTAELDDGLGSALRVTFPFLDLRVYRFDPSRVHGRISRSVRQELDQPLNYARVYLADTLPPNVRCVTYLDSDVIVVDDIRTLASVDLGGHVVAAPEYCHANFHNYFTDAFWSHPALNRTFRLRRPCYFNTGVMVMDVEKWRAGGYTRRVEEWMAVQKQRRIYHLGSLPPFLLVFAGDIQAVDHRWNQHGLGGDNVEGRCRGLHPGPISLLHWSGKGKPWLRLDARRPCAVDYLWAPYDLNRHSSPVIEEW
- the LOC133912553 gene encoding ER membrane protein complex subunit 4-like, coding for MEKGKGLARRWAVELHDASSSAVPDPPGFTRSAPDAEDAAGARQRKESEAAWKGQKAWEVAQAPFKNLMMMGFMMWMAGSTVHLFSIGITFSALWQPLSALRSVGKVFEPFKDPRVDTIAPKLLFIALNLAAMGLGVWKLNTLGLLPTNPSDWVSSLSPAREVEYAGGGIPLN